A genomic window from Streptomyces sp. NBC_01429 includes:
- a CDS encoding antitoxin, with translation MFDRLKDLKDKATDLASEHGEMIGQGLEKVASVIDDKTDGKYSDHLDTGVEKAKGFIEGLDEKDGKSEPDAVKES, from the coding sequence ATGTTTGACCGGCTGAAGGACCTCAAGGACAAGGCGACCGACCTCGCGAGCGAGCACGGCGAGATGATCGGCCAGGGGCTGGAGAAGGTCGCCTCGGTGATCGACGACAAGACCGACGGCAAGTACAGCGATCATCTCGACACGGGCGTCGAGAAGGCCAAGGGCTTCATCGAGGGTCTGGACGAGAAGGACGGGAAGAGCGAGCCGGACGCCGTCAAGGAGTCCTGA
- a CDS encoding DUF6296 family protein, which translates to MGRSDHYELVFSHSGAPAPVTVPGGDVDTVVVHRTDRKGPGGHPLYADDTGIVLAEISDLDEVRMIASGGQQDLTASVAAHPV; encoded by the coding sequence ATGGGAAGGTCCGACCACTACGAGCTGGTCTTCTCGCACTCCGGCGCCCCCGCCCCGGTCACCGTCCCGGGCGGCGACGTGGATACCGTCGTCGTGCACCGTACGGACCGCAAGGGCCCCGGCGGGCACCCGCTGTACGCGGATGACACGGGCATCGTCCTGGCGGAGATCAGCGACCTCGACGAGGTACGGATGATCGCCAGCGGCGGGCAGCAGGACCTCACCGCTTCGGTCGCGGCGCACCCCGTGTAG
- a CDS encoding plasmid stabilization protein, producing the protein MPRGASPKRERQYEHIKEGAEKRGRSPERAKEMASRTVNKERARSGESRSASRTSLRDPKSAPQRGGQRSHSGAQGPTRDQLYAEAKKRGVEGRSSMNKQQLSRALGR; encoded by the coding sequence ATGCCCCGAGGTGCGAGTCCCAAGCGGGAGCGTCAGTACGAGCACATCAAGGAGGGTGCGGAGAAGCGCGGCCGGTCCCCAGAACGGGCGAAGGAGATGGCGTCCCGCACGGTCAACAAGGAACGCGCGCGTTCCGGTGAGTCGCGGTCGGCGAGCAGGACCTCCCTCCGGGACCCGAAGTCCGCGCCGCAGCGCGGGGGACAGCGCTCGCACAGCGGCGCGCAGGGGCCGACGAGGGACCAGCTGTACGCCGAGGCCAAGAAGCGTGGCGTGGAAGGCCGTTCGTCGATGAACAAGCAACAGCTCTCCAGGGCGCTCGGCCGCTGA
- a CDS encoding superoxide dismutase family protein: MRTCSKAATAVAVTTALAFALPAATASAHGDPVTVRAEGRFVTPASAHPSDALTYDTRTVPVGARISVTERVERLAGGPATTVVLKVSGLLPGRAYGAHVHTEPCGPSPDDSGPHYQNVPDPRQPSTDPAYANPVNEVWLDFTTDARGTGAAVSRHHWRFRQGGAHAVVIHEHGTATDPGDAGTAGARAGCLTVPFESGVRGTAKWTGEPIAEQPAAPTGSPARFRG, translated from the coding sequence ATGAGGACCTGTTCCAAGGCCGCCACCGCCGTCGCCGTCACCACCGCGCTCGCGTTCGCGCTGCCCGCCGCGACAGCGTCCGCGCACGGCGACCCCGTCACGGTGCGGGCGGAGGGGCGCTTCGTCACTCCTGCGTCCGCACATCCGTCGGACGCGCTGACGTACGACACGAGGACGGTGCCCGTGGGGGCCCGTATCTCCGTCACCGAGCGCGTCGAGCGGCTCGCCGGGGGTCCGGCCACCACGGTCGTGCTCAAGGTCAGCGGTCTGCTCCCGGGCCGCGCGTACGGCGCGCATGTGCACACGGAGCCGTGCGGGCCGTCCCCCGACGACTCGGGCCCGCACTACCAGAACGTCCCCGACCCGCGTCAGCCGTCCACCGACCCCGCCTACGCGAACCCGGTGAACGAGGTCTGGCTCGACTTCACCACCGACGCCCGGGGCACCGGCGCCGCCGTCTCCCGGCACCACTGGCGCTTCCGTCAGGGCGGGGCGCACGCCGTCGTGATCCACGAACACGGCACCGCCACGGACCCCGGCGACGCGGGAACGGCGGGGGCCAGGGCCGGATGCCTCACCGTGCCCTTCGAGAGCGGCGTCCGGGGAACGGCGAAGTGGACCGGGGAGCCGATCGCGGAGCAGCCCGCGGCGCCGACGGGGAGTCCGGCGCGCTTCCGGGGATGA
- a CDS encoding alkaline phosphatase, whose amino-acid sequence MRGRPVKVLTVLAVTGTLAAGTAVAANSAPQRGTGGTEIRNVIYLVGDGMGRTHVTAGRDRFYGAEGKLNMERLPYTGAVATYAVEKDSDKPALVTDSASSATAWASGVKTYNAAIGVDSYEKRVVTMMEQAKAAGFATGNVSTAEITDATPAAQVSHALLRGCQGPVYSDAACLPKKDDGSYETPPKDKTLITPIAQQIARNGTADVILGGGLARFQPDDQKALKAQGYDVLGSFGDPKLAAQTADSQQVATRSDLEKTRAKKVIGLFNRGNLTVEQAKAGLGAGAPQKQEPTLAEMTRKSISLLTDAQRAQVKGKPKGKGFFLQIEGAQIDKRSHANDASQTLGEIKAFDDAVKAAHDFAKKDGHTLVVVTADHECAGFNIIEKGSYVNAEAAAPPANADSGNTANNSTPSRSASGAKDPVRSSGIANGSGAGDAKNFGPATFRTPDDPKNVKDGSPDASLWLTYLSGNHTGADVPIYAYGPNGAAFAASQNNTELYGKLYRSLFGKAAPRR is encoded by the coding sequence ATGCGAGGCAGACCCGTCAAGGTTCTGACCGTCCTGGCCGTGACCGGCACGCTGGCCGCGGGAACCGCGGTCGCGGCCAACTCCGCTCCGCAGCGCGGTACCGGCGGCACCGAGATCCGCAATGTCATCTACCTGGTCGGCGACGGCATGGGACGTACGCATGTCACCGCGGGCCGGGACCGTTTCTACGGTGCCGAGGGCAAGCTCAACATGGAGCGTCTGCCCTACACCGGAGCGGTCGCGACCTACGCCGTCGAGAAGGACAGCGACAAGCCCGCCCTGGTGACCGACTCCGCCAGCTCCGCCACCGCCTGGGCGTCCGGCGTCAAGACGTACAACGCGGCGATCGGCGTGGACTCGTACGAGAAGCGCGTCGTCACGATGATGGAGCAGGCCAAGGCGGCCGGCTTCGCCACCGGCAACGTCTCCACCGCAGAGATCACGGACGCCACCCCCGCCGCGCAGGTCAGCCACGCGCTGCTGCGCGGCTGCCAGGGGCCGGTCTACTCGGACGCGGCCTGTCTGCCGAAGAAGGACGACGGCTCCTACGAGACGCCGCCGAAGGACAAGACGCTGATCACGCCGATCGCGCAGCAGATCGCGCGCAACGGCACCGCCGACGTGATCCTCGGCGGCGGCCTCGCCCGGTTCCAGCCGGACGACCAGAAGGCACTGAAGGCCCAGGGCTACGACGTGCTCGGCAGCTTCGGCGACCCGAAGCTGGCGGCCCAGACCGCCGACAGCCAGCAGGTGGCCACCAGGTCCGACCTGGAGAAGACCCGCGCGAAGAAGGTCATCGGCCTGTTCAACCGCGGCAACCTCACCGTCGAGCAGGCGAAGGCGGGTCTCGGGGCCGGTGCCCCGCAGAAGCAGGAGCCCACACTCGCGGAGATGACCCGCAAGTCGATCTCCCTGCTGACCGACGCGCAGCGCGCCCAGGTGAAGGGCAAGCCGAAGGGCAAGGGCTTCTTCCTCCAGATCGAGGGCGCCCAGATCGACAAGCGTTCGCACGCCAACGACGCGTCCCAGACGCTCGGTGAGATCAAGGCGTTCGACGACGCGGTCAAGGCCGCGCACGACTTCGCCAAGAAGGACGGCCACACCCTCGTGGTGGTCACGGCGGACCACGAGTGCGCCGGGTTCAACATCATCGAGAAGGGCAGCTACGTCAACGCGGAGGCGGCGGCTCCGCCCGCCAACGCCGACTCCGGCAACACCGCGAACAACAGCACCCCCTCGCGTTCGGCCTCGGGCGCCAAGGACCCGGTCCGCTCCAGCGGCATCGCCAACGGCTCGGGCGCGGGCGACGCGAAGAACTTCGGCCCGGCCACCTTCCGTACGCCGGACGACCCGAAGAACGTCAAGGACGGCAGCCCGGACGCCAGCCTGTGGCTGACGTACCTCTCCGGCAACCACACCGGCGCCGACGTGCCGATCTACGCGTACGGCCCGAACGGCGCCGCCTTCGCCGCCAGCCAGAACAACACCGAGCTGTACGGCAAGCTCTACCGCTCGCTGTTCGGCAAGGCCGCGCCCCGGCGCTGA
- a CDS encoding PH domain-containing protein, whose translation MVSVDRHLAPDEQLVHATRQHWTEIVSEFLILALIWVVAAVLLWLTPAGEDWGTNADYVIVGLALVASLWFWLIPLLKWRSTVYIVTTKRIYKRSGFLTKTGHSIPLIRVNDVSFRATLWERLMREGTLYIQSASEQGMLTLKHVPDPEGLKDLIYGAVDAEQGGGDRQGGFDGQAPGPRR comes from the coding sequence ATGGTTTCCGTAGACCGCCATCTGGCGCCCGATGAACAGCTTGTGCACGCCACCCGCCAGCACTGGACCGAGATCGTCAGCGAGTTCCTGATCCTGGCGCTGATCTGGGTCGTGGCGGCCGTCCTCCTCTGGCTCACCCCCGCGGGCGAGGACTGGGGCACCAACGCCGACTACGTGATCGTCGGCCTGGCCCTGGTCGCCTCCCTCTGGTTCTGGCTGATACCGCTGCTCAAGTGGCGCAGCACCGTCTATATCGTCACCACGAAGCGGATCTACAAGCGCAGTGGCTTCCTGACGAAGACGGGCCACAGCATCCCGCTGATCCGGGTCAACGACGTGTCGTTCCGCGCGACGCTGTGGGAACGCCTCATGCGGGAGGGGACGTTGTACATCCAGTCCGCCTCCGAACAGGGAATGCTCACGCTCAAGCACGTGCCGGACCCGGAGGGGCTGAAGGACCTGATCTACGGGGCGGTGGACGCGGAACAGGGCGGCGGCGACCGGCAGGGCGGATTCGACGGTCAGGCCCCCGGGCCGCGCCGCTGA